The Acutalibacter muris genomic sequence TGGGCCGCTATCCCTTCCATAAGCGCGTAAACCTTATCAGGGGGCTTCTAAAGGTGATAAAGAAGGCCATGGAGCTGGGCGAGGACCCCATGAACGACGCGGTCTTTGATCAGGTGGTGTTCCGGGTCCGTTACCTGGACGAGACCGCCGACACCCTGCACGGCACCTGTACCCTGAACCTCGCCAACGTGAAGTTTGCCGGGGACTGGGCCCAGATCCGGGGCCGCAGGATAGCCACCGTATTCCAGGACCCCATGACCTCCTTAAACCCCATTATCACCATCGGCAAGCAGATAACCTCCATCATACTCAAGCATCAGAACTGCTCCGAGGTGGAGGCCCGGGCTCGGGCCATCGAGCTCATGCACAAGGTGGGCATACCCAACGCGGACGCCCGCTTTGACGACTATCCCTTCCAGTATTCCGGCGGTATGCGCCAGAGGATTGTTATAGCTATAGCCCTTTCCTGCCAGCCCAAGATACTCATCTGTGACGAGCCCACCACGGCCCTGGACGTTACCATCCAGGCCCAGATCATAAAGCTCATCAAAGACCTGCAAAAGGAGTTCGGCTATACCATCGTGTTCATCACCCACGACCTGGGGGTTGTGGCAAACATAGCGGACCGCGTGGCGGTGCTGTACGCCGGGCAGATAGTGGAGCTCGGGAAGGTGGAGGAGGTCTTCTACGACCCCAGGCACCCCTATACCTGGGCGCTGCTCTCAAGCCTGCCCCAGCTGGCCCAGCGCAACACAAAGCTCTATTCCATCACCGGCACGCCGCCCTCCCTCTATAACCAGATTGTGGGCGACCCCTTCGCCCCACGGAACCCCTACTGCCTGAAGCTGGACACACTTAGAGAGCCACCCATGTTCCCGGTGACCGAGACCCACTTCGCAAAGACCTGGCTCCTGGACCCCAGGGCCCCCAAGATAGAGAAGCCCGAGATAATCCAGGACATCCACGAAAAGCTCATACGGGCTTTCAATATATAGGAGGGACAGCATATGGCAACCACAACTGTTGAGACTGGCGTCAAGGCGCGCCATTTGCCGGAGCACGGGCCCATAGACCCCGCCACCGGCCGGGAGGTGCTGCTGTCCCTCCGCAACGTGGACATCACCTTTGGTAAGGGGGACAGCGCCGTTAAGGCGGTAAAGAACGCCTCCTTCGACATCTACAAGGGGGAGACCTTCTCACTGGTGGGCGAGTCGGGCTCCGGCAAGACCACCATCGGCAGGGCTGTTATCAGGGTGAACCCCTGCGCCGCAGGACAGATACTCTATAAGGGCGTACCCATCAGCGGCAAGATACCCCGCTCACTGGACCGGGAGGTAATCAGGAATATACAGATGGTCTTCCAGGACCCGGCGGCGTCTTTGAACGAGCGCGCCACTGTGGACTATATCGTTTCAGAGGGCCTTTACAACTTCCACCTCTTCGAGAACGAGGCGGACAGGGTGCAGAAGGTCAAGAACATGATAACCGAGGTGGGCCTCTTACCCGAGCACCTGACCCGCTATCCCCACGAGTTCTCCGGCGGACAGCGCCAGCGTATAGGCCTTGCGCGCGCCATGGTAATGGAGCCGGAGCTGGTGGTGGCGGACGAGCCCATCTCCGCGCTGGACGTGTCCATACGCGCCCAGGTGCTGAACCTTCTGAAGAAGTTCCAGGAGGAGCGGGACGTGACCTACCTGTTCATCGCCCACGATCTCTCCATTGTGCGCTTTATCTCCGACAGGATAGGCGTTATCTATAAGGGCAATATTGTGGAGGTGGCCGAGGCCGAGGAGCTGTTCGATTTCCCCATGCACCCATACACCCGCTCACTTATCTCCGCCATACCCATCCCGGACCCAATACTGGAGAAGAACAAGGTGCTCTTTACCTATGACCCCTCTGTGCACGACTACAGCACCGACAAGCCGGAGCTTACGGACATCGGGCATAACCACTTTGTCTATGGGAACCAAAAGGAGATAGAGGAGTATAAGGTCATAAGGGAGAAGGGCGTGCCCTTGAAGTCCATCACTATTCGTGACCCCAACGCTCCCCAGAAGGAGCAGGAGGAGGAGACGATGGACGCCAGCGCTATTTTAAGCGCGCCGCTGCACGACACCGGCAGCGTATGGTACATGATACTGTCCCTGTTGCTCCCTGTGCTGGGCATTATCGCCGCAGTCATTTTCAAGAAAAAGAACTATATCAAAAACTATAAGGCCTGTAAGAAGGGCGCGATCATCAGCTTCTGCATAATCGGGGGCATAATAGCGCTGTTCCTCTTGGCCCTGCTGTTTGCCGTTATCTTCTGATGAGACGCGGCGCAAAAAGGCGTGAGCCCGCTCTGCCAAAGGTAGAGCGGGTGGAGCTCAGCGAGAAGCACATCGGGCGAAGGTTCATAGCCTTTCTCCTGTGCCTGGCCCTGGGGCTTTCTGCCCTGGGGTTCGGTATTTACAGCCTGCTGACCACAGAGCCGGGCTGGGCCCGGATAGAGGCCACCACAGAGGAGGCCTCTATAGCCGGGGACTTTGTCTTCGACTACCTGCTGGGAGAGGGGGCCACCGCCCAGCGCAAGGCGCTGACCACCCTGTATACCCAGCAGTGCATAGAGCTGGGCAGGCTGTTCGACGCCACACAGACCTATGAGAACTGCCAAAATAATCTCTGTTATATCAACACCCACACGGGCGAGGAGATCAAGGTGGACCCGTGTCTGTACGGGGCCTTTGAGCGCCTGGAAAGGGCAGGGGACAGGACAGTTTATCTGGGTATGCTGGAGGCCTACTGCCTGAACCTATACTATGACAGCAGCGGACCGGAGGCCTTCACGGAGCCGGAAGCGGCCGGGACACTCCGGCAGCTGGCGGGCTTTGCGGAGAGCGGAGTCAGCCTTGAGCTTTTGGGTGAGGACACCTTGCGGCTGGAGGTCTCCCCGGAATACGCGGCCCT encodes the following:
- a CDS encoding oligopeptide/dipeptide ABC transporter ATP-binding protein — its product is METNNQDRKVLLSVKDLEVKFRVRGRILTAIRNISLDIYENESIAIVGESGSGKSVFTKTFAGMLDSNGFIDNGSIIFNDEELADTHVKLLGTARNTIANTQKKLDEYAKLEHGAATYRKILELESERKQKMTVSDEDAGEHQKRIEELRFKRAETFNLRQTLDSHSERQRIRELGNEIKGLDNQIKRLEQEYKDKVKKNVAAVKADSGYQASFNKRLEELKAQYAKETSVEISAEQKKRNETLAKEIYLSVGRYPFHKRVNLIRGLLKVIKKAMELGEDPMNDAVFDQVVFRVRYLDETADTLHGTCTLNLANVKFAGDWAQIRGRRIATVFQDPMTSLNPIITIGKQITSIILKHQNCSEVEARARAIELMHKVGIPNADARFDDYPFQYSGGMRQRIVIAIALSCQPKILICDEPTTALDVTIQAQIIKLIKDLQKEFGYTIVFITHDLGVVANIADRVAVLYAGQIVELGKVEEVFYDPRHPYTWALLSSLPQLAQRNTKLYSITGTPPSLYNQIVGDPFAPRNPYCLKLDTLREPPMFPVTETHFAKTWLLDPRAPKIEKPEIIQDIHEKLIRAFNI
- a CDS encoding ATP-binding cassette domain-containing protein; amino-acid sequence: MATTTVETGVKARHLPEHGPIDPATGREVLLSLRNVDITFGKGDSAVKAVKNASFDIYKGETFSLVGESGSGKTTIGRAVIRVNPCAAGQILYKGVPISGKIPRSLDREVIRNIQMVFQDPAASLNERATVDYIVSEGLYNFHLFENEADRVQKVKNMITEVGLLPEHLTRYPHEFSGGQRQRIGLARAMVMEPELVVADEPISALDVSIRAQVLNLLKKFQEERDVTYLFIAHDLSIVRFISDRIGVIYKGNIVEVAEAEELFDFPMHPYTRSLISAIPIPDPILEKNKVLFTYDPSVHDYSTDKPELTDIGHNHFVYGNQKEIEEYKVIREKGVPLKSITIRDPNAPQKEQEEETMDASAILSAPLHDTGSVWYMILSLLLPVLGIIAAVIFKKKNYIKNYKACKKGAIISFCIIGGIIALFLLALLFAVIF